The Lodderomyces beijingensis strain CBS 14171 genome assembly, chromosome: 4 genome has a window encoding:
- a CDS encoding 40S ribosomal protein uS2 gives MSLPASFDLTPEDAKLLLAANVHLGSKNVQVHNKPYVYKTRPDGVNIVNIGKTWEKIVLAARIIAAIPNPSDVAVCSSRTFGQRAVLKFAAHTGATAIAGRFTPGNFTNYITRSFKEPRLVIVTDPRTDAQAIKESSYVNIPVIALTDMDSPSEYVDVAIPCNNKGKHSIGLVWWLLAREVLRLRGIIADRTTEWSVMPDLYFYRDPEEIEQNATEENKGEEVEETQATEAETEWTGETEEVDWAESGATPAAEDAAASNW, from the exons ATGTCATTACCAGCTTCATTTGACTTAACTCCAGAGGATGCTAAATTGTTGTTAGCTGCCAACGTTCATTTGGGATCAAAGAATGTTCAA gTCCACAACAAACCATACGTTTACAAAACCAGACCAGATGGTGtcaacattgtcaacaTTGGCAAGACTTGGGAAAAGATTGTCTTGGCTGCCAGAATCATTGCTGCCATTCCAAACCCATCAGACGTTGCCGTGTGTTCTTCAAGAACTTTTGGTCAAAGAGCTGTTTTGAAGTTTGCTGCCCACACTGGTGCTACCGCCATTGCTGGTAGATTCACTCCAGGTAACTTTACCAATTACATCACACGTTCATTCAAAGAACCAAGATTGGTTATTGTTACAGACCCAAGAACCGACGCTCAAGCCATCAAGGAGTCGTCCTACGTCAACATTCCAGTTATCGCTTTAACCGACATGGACTCCCCATCTGAAtacgttgatgttgctatTCCATGTAACAACAAAGGTAAACACTCGATTGGTTTagtttggtggttgttggctAGAGAAGTTCTCAGATTGAGAGGTATCATTGCTGACAGAACCACCGAATGGTCCGTTATGCCAGATTTATACTTTTACAGAGACCCagaagaaattgagcaaAACGCTACTGAGGAAAACAAGggtgaagaagttgaagagacTCAAGCTACTGAAGCCGAGACTGAATGGACCGGTGAGACTGAAGAAGTTGACTGGGCTGAATCCGGTGCTACCCCAGCTGCTGaagatgctgctgcttctaACTGGTAA